One genomic segment of Alkalicoccobacillus plakortidis includes these proteins:
- a CDS encoding DUF4912 domain-containing protein, with product MSGQLKRTFAFTLNTVSRTHPLGRPFLFKKTLETKRVSKWTPLKKWVAIDQAFLLVQGPSSLTMNWIIQKETRDMVALHFGTSWRQLIKKIRLHDVTDLIFTSGYSHKFLEVEIPEMTDNWHFHQLESNRSYIAEYGVGLVDDQFLPLFRTNSIITPVSLDTKNEHNQALEWKEIEKVSEHWHKQFSAYTMYD from the coding sequence TTGTCAGGTCAACTAAAGCGTACTTTTGCTTTCACTCTTAATACCGTATCAAGGACTCATCCACTCGGCAGACCGTTCTTGTTCAAAAAAACTCTTGAAACAAAACGAGTTTCTAAATGGACACCGCTAAAAAAGTGGGTAGCCATCGATCAAGCTTTTTTGCTTGTTCAAGGTCCATCTAGCCTTACTATGAATTGGATAATTCAAAAAGAAACAAGAGATATGGTTGCTTTGCATTTTGGAACGTCGTGGCGCCAACTAATTAAAAAAATTAGACTTCATGATGTCACAGACCTTATTTTTACTAGTGGTTATTCACACAAGTTTCTTGAAGTGGAGATTCCGGAAATGACGGACAATTGGCATTTTCATCAATTAGAATCAAATCGCTCTTATATCGCTGAGTATGGGGTTGGGTTGGTTGATGATCAGTTTCTGCCGCTGTTTCGTACAAATTCAATTATTACACCAGTTTCATTGGACACCAAAAATGAACATAATCAAGCATTAGAATGGAAGGAAATAGAAAAGGTTTCTGA